In Lotus japonicus ecotype B-129 chromosome 5, LjGifu_v1.2, one genomic interval encodes:
- the LOC130717402 gene encoding dehydration-responsive element-binding protein 2B-like: MGIEERKQLKRPAQASSRKGCMRGKGGPENASCTYKGVRQRTWGKWVAEIREPNRGARLWLGTFETSHEAALAYDAAARKLYGSEAKLNLPELSVPAANSHHQSVPDTTITTAPANNQVVVPQMHQQQPQIHQNFDDAAVTSVLTSSDFSSNMMMNNPAISMPSHHHHQHVVGDGSMYSSDSVVPLLPLETNNNTNAAAMDTTDDMFRSFFGTVNNETMPPVFDDSIWAEAAMSLDFPVVADDGIYTASGNFGEVGVWDTLQTPWCM, from the coding sequence ATGGGAATTGAAGAGAGAAAGCAGCTGAAGAGGCCAGCGCAGGCCAGTTCCAGAAAGGGTTGCATGAGAGGGAAAGGAGGTCCTGAGAACGCGAGCTGCACCTACAAAGGCGTGAGACAGAGAACTTGGGGGAAGTGGGTTGCTGAAATCCGTGAGCCCAACCGCGGTGCTAGGCTCTGGCTTGGGACATTTGAGACCTCCCATGAAGCTGCCTTAGCTTATGATGCAGCCGCGCGTAAGCTTTACGGCTCTGAAGCCAAGCTCAATCTCCCAGAGCTCTCTGTGCCCGCTGCAAATTCTCATCATCAATCTGTACCTgacaccaccatcaccaccgcccCCGCCAACAACCAGGTTGTTGTTCCTCAAATGCATCAACAACAACCTCAAATTCATCAAAACTTTGATGATGCCGCTGTTACAAGTGTCCTCACATCTTCTGATTTCAGCAGCAACATGATGATGAACAACCCTGCTATCTCCATGCcttctcatcatcatcatcagcatgTTGTTGGTGATGGATCAATGTATAGCAGTGACTCAGTGGTGCCTCTTCTTCCATTGGAGACCAACAACAACACTAATGCAGCAGCAATGGACACTACTGATGACATGTTCCGTTCGTTTTTCGGGACAGTGAACAACGAGACCATGCCACCCGTGTTTGATGATTCCATTTGGGCAGAAGCTGCCATGTCTCTTGATTTTCCTGTGGTTGCAGATGATGGAATTTACACAGCTTCTGGAAACTTCGGAGAAGTGGGTGTTTGGGATACGCTGCAAACACCATGGTGCAtgtaa
- the LOC130721095 gene encoding probable GTP-binding protein OBGC2 isoform X3 codes for MVSLTSPPSFCRIQLQETRFFSTPLLPPCSRIEFPNPKCKTVVVECRVTSANNASPPSTALAKEPHKYFDHAVITVRGGDGGHGAVLNQKVKEEKETKNWKKSSFKRDFDGSIVLPLGGHGGDVLVYADESKDTLLEFHNKGRFNAKRGGNVDAMGLLTSHLRDGLAAPTLRIAVPLVVKSKRGKTLADLAQPGDEVIVARGGQGGISLLEMPQNKRKKMMALTTNVMRDESDKVLVHGQPGEEVKLELILRVVADVGLIGLPNAGKSTLLAAITLAKPDIADYPFTTLMPNLGRLGGDPSLGAGMYSSEATLADLPGLIEGAHLGKGLGRNFLRHLRRTRLLVHVVDAATEDPINDYRTVREELRMYNPEYLERPYIVVLNKIDLPEVKDRLPLLTREILRIGNDGAASEQKEQSEVAAQLLSDESDKKERTLEDYPLPLSVVGVSVLKGIRIKEMLKEIRAALRKCKDSNEA; via the exons ATGGTATCTCTGACTTCTCCACCCTCATTCTGCAGAATCCAATTACAGGAAACTCGCTTCTTCTCCACTCCATTGCTTCCACCATG TAGCAGAATCGAATTCCCAAACCCTAAATGCAAAACTGTGGTGGTAGAATGCAGGGTCACGAGCGCCAACAACGCTTCTCCACCGTCCACAGCGTTGGCGAAGGAGCCTCACAAGTATTTCGACCACGCAGTCATCACCGTTCGCGGCGGAGACGGTGGACACGGCGCGGTGCTGAACCAGAAGGTGAAAGAGGAGAAGGAGACGAAGAATTGGAAGAAGAGTTCTTTCAAGAGGGACTTTGACGGTTCCATCGTGCTCCCTTTGGGTGGCCATGGAGGGGATGTGCTTGTGTACGCGGATGAGTCGAAGGATACGTTGCTGGAGTTTCACAACAAGGGTCGGTTTAACGCGAAGCGTGGTGGCAATGTTGATGCAATGGGACTCTTGACCTCGCACTTGCGTGATGGACTTGCTGCTCCTACTCTGCGTATCGCTGTTCCTCTAG TTGTGAAAAGCAAACGGGGGAAGACATTAGCTGATCTAGCACAACCTGGTGATGAAGTTATTGTTGCAAGGGGTGGACAAGGAGGG ATTAGCTTGTTAGAAATGCCACagaataaaaggaaaaagatGATGGCTTTGACAACTAATGTGATGCGAGATGAATCTGATAAG GTTTTGGTTCACGGTCAACCTGGGGAGGAAGTTAAGTTGGAGTTGATCCTACGAGTTGTTGCAGACGTTGGTCTAATT GGACTTCCAAATGCTGGGAAATCAACACTTCTGGCAGCCATTACACTTGCAAAACCTGATATTGCTGATTATCCTTTTACAACTTTAATGCCTAATCTTGGACGCCTTGGTGGTGATCCCAGTTTGGGGGCCGGTATGTATTCTTCTGAGGCTACATTGGCAGATTTGCCTGGACTTATAGAAGGTGCTCACTTGGGAAAG GGTCTTGGCCGCAATTTTTTGAGGCACCTAAGGAGGACCCGACTGTTGGTCCATGTTGTTGACGCAGCCACCGAGGACCCTATAAATGATTACAGAACTGTCAGAGAA GAGTTGCGCATGTATAATCCTGAGTACCTTGAACGACCGTACATTGTTGTTTTAAATAAGATTGACCTACCAGAG GTAAAGGACAGGCTTCCATTGTTGACCCGAGAAATTCTGAGAATCGGCAACGATGGTGCAGCTTCTGAACAGAAAGAACAGTCTGAAGTTGCAGCTCAATTGTTGTCCGATGAAAGTGACAAGAAGGAAAGAACACTTGAGGACTATCCACTTCCTCTCTCTGTTGTTGGAGTTAGTGTTCT AAAGGGTATCAGGATTAAGGAGATGTTAAAGGAGATAAGGGCGGCTTTAAGGAAGTGCAAAGATTCTAATGAAGCATAG
- the LOC130721095 gene encoding probable GTP-binding protein OBGC2 isoform X1 — translation MVSLTSPPSFCRIQLQETRFFSTPLLPPCSRIEFPNPKCKTVVVECRVTSANNASPPSTALAKEPHKYFDHAVITVRGGDGGHGAVLNQKVKEEKETKNWKKSSFKRDFDGSIVLPLGGHGGDVLVYADESKDTLLEFHNKGRFNAKRGGNVDAMGLLTSHLRDGLAAPTLRIAVPLGTVVKSKRGKTLADLAQPGDEVIVARGGQGGISLLEMPQNKRKKMMALTTNVMRDESDKVLVHGQPGEEVKLELILRVVADVGLIGLPNAGKSTLLAAITLAKPDIADYPFTTLMPNLGRLGGDPSLGAGMYSSEATLADLPGLIEGAHLGKGLGRNFLRHLRRTRLLVHVVDAATEDPINDYRTVREELRMYNPEYLERPYIVVLNKIDLPEVKDRLPLLTREILRIGNDGAASEQKEQSEVAAQLLSDESDKKERTLEDYPLPLSVVGVSVLKGIRIKEMLKEIRAALRKCKDSNEA, via the exons ATGGTATCTCTGACTTCTCCACCCTCATTCTGCAGAATCCAATTACAGGAAACTCGCTTCTTCTCCACTCCATTGCTTCCACCATG TAGCAGAATCGAATTCCCAAACCCTAAATGCAAAACTGTGGTGGTAGAATGCAGGGTCACGAGCGCCAACAACGCTTCTCCACCGTCCACAGCGTTGGCGAAGGAGCCTCACAAGTATTTCGACCACGCAGTCATCACCGTTCGCGGCGGAGACGGTGGACACGGCGCGGTGCTGAACCAGAAGGTGAAAGAGGAGAAGGAGACGAAGAATTGGAAGAAGAGTTCTTTCAAGAGGGACTTTGACGGTTCCATCGTGCTCCCTTTGGGTGGCCATGGAGGGGATGTGCTTGTGTACGCGGATGAGTCGAAGGATACGTTGCTGGAGTTTCACAACAAGGGTCGGTTTAACGCGAAGCGTGGTGGCAATGTTGATGCAATGGGACTCTTGACCTCGCACTTGCGTGATGGACTTGCTGCTCCTACTCTGCGTATCGCTGTTCCTCTAG GTACAGTTGTGAAAAGCAAACGGGGGAAGACATTAGCTGATCTAGCACAACCTGGTGATGAAGTTATTGTTGCAAGGGGTGGACAAGGAGGG ATTAGCTTGTTAGAAATGCCACagaataaaaggaaaaagatGATGGCTTTGACAACTAATGTGATGCGAGATGAATCTGATAAG GTTTTGGTTCACGGTCAACCTGGGGAGGAAGTTAAGTTGGAGTTGATCCTACGAGTTGTTGCAGACGTTGGTCTAATT GGACTTCCAAATGCTGGGAAATCAACACTTCTGGCAGCCATTACACTTGCAAAACCTGATATTGCTGATTATCCTTTTACAACTTTAATGCCTAATCTTGGACGCCTTGGTGGTGATCCCAGTTTGGGGGCCGGTATGTATTCTTCTGAGGCTACATTGGCAGATTTGCCTGGACTTATAGAAGGTGCTCACTTGGGAAAG GGTCTTGGCCGCAATTTTTTGAGGCACCTAAGGAGGACCCGACTGTTGGTCCATGTTGTTGACGCAGCCACCGAGGACCCTATAAATGATTACAGAACTGTCAGAGAA GAGTTGCGCATGTATAATCCTGAGTACCTTGAACGACCGTACATTGTTGTTTTAAATAAGATTGACCTACCAGAG GTAAAGGACAGGCTTCCATTGTTGACCCGAGAAATTCTGAGAATCGGCAACGATGGTGCAGCTTCTGAACAGAAAGAACAGTCTGAAGTTGCAGCTCAATTGTTGTCCGATGAAAGTGACAAGAAGGAAAGAACACTTGAGGACTATCCACTTCCTCTCTCTGTTGTTGGAGTTAGTGTTCT AAAGGGTATCAGGATTAAGGAGATGTTAAAGGAGATAAGGGCGGCTTTAAGGAAGTGCAAAGATTCTAATGAAGCATAG
- the LOC130721095 gene encoding probable GTP-binding protein OBGC2 isoform X2 — protein sequence MVSLTSPPSFCRIQLQETRFFSTPLLPPCRIEFPNPKCKTVVVECRVTSANNASPPSTALAKEPHKYFDHAVITVRGGDGGHGAVLNQKVKEEKETKNWKKSSFKRDFDGSIVLPLGGHGGDVLVYADESKDTLLEFHNKGRFNAKRGGNVDAMGLLTSHLRDGLAAPTLRIAVPLGTVVKSKRGKTLADLAQPGDEVIVARGGQGGISLLEMPQNKRKKMMALTTNVMRDESDKVLVHGQPGEEVKLELILRVVADVGLIGLPNAGKSTLLAAITLAKPDIADYPFTTLMPNLGRLGGDPSLGAGMYSSEATLADLPGLIEGAHLGKGLGRNFLRHLRRTRLLVHVVDAATEDPINDYRTVREELRMYNPEYLERPYIVVLNKIDLPEVKDRLPLLTREILRIGNDGAASEQKEQSEVAAQLLSDESDKKERTLEDYPLPLSVVGVSVLKGIRIKEMLKEIRAALRKCKDSNEA from the exons ATGGTATCTCTGACTTCTCCACCCTCATTCTGCAGAATCCAATTACAGGAAACTCGCTTCTTCTCCACTCCATTGCTTCCACCATG CAGAATCGAATTCCCAAACCCTAAATGCAAAACTGTGGTGGTAGAATGCAGGGTCACGAGCGCCAACAACGCTTCTCCACCGTCCACAGCGTTGGCGAAGGAGCCTCACAAGTATTTCGACCACGCAGTCATCACCGTTCGCGGCGGAGACGGTGGACACGGCGCGGTGCTGAACCAGAAGGTGAAAGAGGAGAAGGAGACGAAGAATTGGAAGAAGAGTTCTTTCAAGAGGGACTTTGACGGTTCCATCGTGCTCCCTTTGGGTGGCCATGGAGGGGATGTGCTTGTGTACGCGGATGAGTCGAAGGATACGTTGCTGGAGTTTCACAACAAGGGTCGGTTTAACGCGAAGCGTGGTGGCAATGTTGATGCAATGGGACTCTTGACCTCGCACTTGCGTGATGGACTTGCTGCTCCTACTCTGCGTATCGCTGTTCCTCTAG GTACAGTTGTGAAAAGCAAACGGGGGAAGACATTAGCTGATCTAGCACAACCTGGTGATGAAGTTATTGTTGCAAGGGGTGGACAAGGAGGG ATTAGCTTGTTAGAAATGCCACagaataaaaggaaaaagatGATGGCTTTGACAACTAATGTGATGCGAGATGAATCTGATAAG GTTTTGGTTCACGGTCAACCTGGGGAGGAAGTTAAGTTGGAGTTGATCCTACGAGTTGTTGCAGACGTTGGTCTAATT GGACTTCCAAATGCTGGGAAATCAACACTTCTGGCAGCCATTACACTTGCAAAACCTGATATTGCTGATTATCCTTTTACAACTTTAATGCCTAATCTTGGACGCCTTGGTGGTGATCCCAGTTTGGGGGCCGGTATGTATTCTTCTGAGGCTACATTGGCAGATTTGCCTGGACTTATAGAAGGTGCTCACTTGGGAAAG GGTCTTGGCCGCAATTTTTTGAGGCACCTAAGGAGGACCCGACTGTTGGTCCATGTTGTTGACGCAGCCACCGAGGACCCTATAAATGATTACAGAACTGTCAGAGAA GAGTTGCGCATGTATAATCCTGAGTACCTTGAACGACCGTACATTGTTGTTTTAAATAAGATTGACCTACCAGAG GTAAAGGACAGGCTTCCATTGTTGACCCGAGAAATTCTGAGAATCGGCAACGATGGTGCAGCTTCTGAACAGAAAGAACAGTCTGAAGTTGCAGCTCAATTGTTGTCCGATGAAAGTGACAAGAAGGAAAGAACACTTGAGGACTATCCACTTCCTCTCTCTGTTGTTGGAGTTAGTGTTCT AAAGGGTATCAGGATTAAGGAGATGTTAAAGGAGATAAGGGCGGCTTTAAGGAAGTGCAAAGATTCTAATGAAGCATAG